One part of the Halobacteriovoraceae bacterium genome encodes these proteins:
- a CDS encoding RimK family alpha-L-glutamate ligase, translating into MILGILSREPGNYSTKRLVKAARARGHKVKVLNTTKFALDLEEENPDLYYKQKLLSHCDAILPRIGSSITYFGTAVVRQFQQMGVYTPNSADGILNSRDKLKSFQILSKHKIGIPSTVYVKDKKDIIPALERVGGAPVIIKLLEGTQGIGVLLAHSLESATSIIELLQSQKQNILIQKFVAESKGRDIRAIVVGDQVVAAMRRVAQGQEFRSNVHRGGLTEKVELDNSYKEIAIRAAKLMGLGIAGVDMLEGKNGPQIMEINSSPGLEGIEGCTQIDVAGAFIDYIAANVDYPDIDLNEKLTVSKGHGIAEIVIHKNSEYVGKTISESGLRDKDINPLSLHRNGKVFTNPKAERVLEPEDKILCYGKIEVMKELIPEKTRRRRRPRPKKLRKDEIEEFKESMSHKE; encoded by the coding sequence GTGATACTAGGAATACTTTCTAGAGAACCTGGGAATTACAGCACGAAACGCTTGGTAAAGGCCGCTAGGGCCAGGGGACATAAGGTCAAAGTTCTAAATACAACCAAGTTTGCATTAGATCTCGAAGAAGAAAATCCAGATCTTTATTACAAACAAAAACTACTAAGTCACTGTGATGCTATTTTGCCAAGAATAGGATCCTCGATTACCTATTTTGGTACCGCAGTTGTAAGACAATTTCAACAGATGGGAGTCTACACTCCTAACTCTGCAGATGGGATCCTAAATTCAAGAGACAAATTAAAGAGTTTTCAAATACTAAGTAAGCATAAAATAGGGATACCTTCTACAGTCTATGTAAAAGATAAAAAAGATATAATTCCTGCACTTGAAAGAGTTGGAGGGGCACCGGTCATCATTAAATTACTAGAGGGTACTCAAGGTATAGGTGTACTTCTTGCTCATTCACTTGAATCGGCAACATCAATAATTGAACTTCTCCAAAGTCAAAAGCAAAATATCCTTATTCAAAAATTTGTGGCAGAAAGTAAAGGAAGAGATATTAGGGCCATCGTAGTGGGTGATCAGGTTGTTGCTGCGATGAGAAGAGTTGCCCAAGGGCAAGAATTTAGAAGTAATGTGCACCGAGGTGGATTAACTGAAAAAGTAGAATTAGACAATTCTTACAAAGAAATTGCCATTAGGGCCGCAAAACTCATGGGCCTTGGTATCGCCGGTGTTGATATGCTGGAAGGAAAAAACGGTCCTCAAATTATGGAAATAAATTCTTCTCCAGGGCTAGAAGGAATAGAGGGTTGTACTCAGATTGATGTCGCAGGTGCATTTATAGATTACATTGCAGCAAATGTTGATTATCCAGATATTGATCTCAATGAAAAACTTACTGTAAGTAAAGGCCATGGAATAGCTGAAATTGTCATACATAAAAATTCTGAATATGTGGGAAAAACGATTAGTGAATCAGGATTGAGAGATAAAGATATTAATCCCTTATCGCTTCATAGAAATGGAAAAGTATTTACAAATCCGAAAGCTGAAAGAGTATTAGAGCCAGAAGATAAGATTTTGTGTTACGGAAAAATAGAAGTTATGAAAGAACTCATTCCAGAAAAAACGAGACGAAGACGTAGACCTCGTCCTAAAAAACTTAGAAAAGATGAAATCGAAGAGTTTAAAGAAAGTATGTCACATAAAGAATAA
- the tmpT gene encoding thiopurine S-methyltransferase, which yields MKAEFWLNKWQNNEIGFHNESVNPALLKHFNILHMNTGDKIFVPLCGKTLDIKWFINKGIEVVGVELSEVAIEQLFKNLDIKPTITNTQDFQKYQTNGLEIWVGDFFKLTQDHLGFINSVYDRAALVALPFDMRSKYAAHLRKITNHAPQLLVTLEFDQDKSPGPPFSISDNELKDHYPTKDFHLECLDSVLSPKGLKGKVDCSEKVWYVCPSY from the coding sequence ATGAAAGCAGAATTTTGGTTGAACAAATGGCAAAACAATGAAATAGGTTTTCATAACGAAAGCGTCAACCCGGCCCTTCTAAAACATTTTAATATTCTCCATATGAATACTGGAGATAAAATATTTGTACCATTATGTGGAAAAACTCTTGATATTAAGTGGTTTATTAACAAGGGCATAGAAGTTGTAGGAGTTGAATTATCTGAAGTGGCCATTGAGCAATTATTCAAAAATCTCGATATAAAACCCACAATAACAAATACGCAAGATTTTCAAAAATATCAGACAAATGGTCTTGAAATATGGGTAGGTGACTTTTTTAAGCTCACACAAGATCATCTTGGATTCATCAATAGTGTTTATGACCGAGCTGCTCTAGTTGCACTTCCTTTTGATATGAGGTCTAAATATGCAGCTCATCTAAGAAAAATTACTAATCATGCTCCGCAATTGCTAGTCACTCTTGAGTTTGATCAGGATAAGTCCCCTGGCCCCCCATTTTCTATAAGTGATAATGAATTAAAAGATCACTACCCCACAAAGGATTTTCACTTAGAATGTCTCGATTCAGTTCTCTCACCCAAGGGTCTTAAAGGAAAAGTAGATTGTAGTGAAAAGGTATGGTATGTTTGCCCATCATATTAA
- the nrfD gene encoding polysulfide reductase NrfD produces MLLSAFSGTKNYYLLLGSLFVLTLIGLGFYSHQFSVGLTVTNLTDEVSWGAYIANFTFLVGVAAAAVLLVVPAYIFKIKAVKEVVILGEIMAVTAIIMCLLFILVDMGRPDRFLHVIPFIGRLNFPQSILAWDVIVLNGYLILNLHIPGYLLYRHYQNQSPKDSYYKPFVFISIFWAISIHTVTAFLYSGLGGRPFWNTAILAPRFLISAFAGGPALLILVFYCVNKYYPHLKVKESVFELLKNIARVAFPINLFLLFCEVFKEFYTDTAHVASAEYLFTGLHGNYLLVPYIWAAIIFGIWTTYVFLSSKHSNNDKILIPTCIIGFVGIWIEKGMGLIIPGFVPSPLGSIVEYSPSVHEFFICLGIWAFGALLFTLMCKAALDILSGQLREK; encoded by the coding sequence ATGCTTTTATCGGCCTTCAGTGGTACTAAAAACTATTACTTACTTCTAGGCTCTCTTTTCGTGTTAACCTTAATTGGACTTGGCTTCTACTCTCATCAATTTTCAGTAGGCTTAACTGTGACGAACTTGACTGATGAAGTAAGTTGGGGAGCTTATATTGCTAACTTCACATTTTTAGTTGGTGTTGCTGCTGCAGCGGTACTCTTAGTTGTTCCAGCGTACATTTTTAAAATTAAGGCAGTTAAAGAAGTCGTTATCCTTGGGGAAATTATGGCCGTAACTGCAATTATAATGTGTCTACTTTTCATTCTAGTCGATATGGGGAGACCTGATCGATTTTTACACGTTATTCCGTTTATTGGGAGATTGAATTTTCCACAGTCTATCCTCGCATGGGATGTCATTGTTCTAAACGGTTATTTAATCTTAAATCTACATATTCCAGGTTATTTGCTTTATAGACATTATCAAAACCAATCTCCCAAAGATAGCTACTACAAACCGTTTGTGTTTATTTCAATTTTTTGGGCCATTAGTATTCATACTGTAACCGCTTTCTTATATAGTGGATTAGGTGGGCGTCCTTTTTGGAACACTGCAATTCTAGCACCTAGATTTTTAATCAGTGCTTTTGCTGGAGGTCCTGCTCTTTTGATATTGGTGTTTTATTGTGTAAATAAGTACTATCCACATCTCAAAGTTAAAGAAAGCGTTTTTGAACTCTTAAAAAATATCGCACGTGTTGCCTTTCCAATAAACCTTTTCTTACTCTTTTGTGAAGTATTTAAGGAATTCTATACCGATACTGCACATGTTGCTTCGGCCGAATATTTATTTACCGGACTTCATGGAAACTACCTACTTGTTCCCTATATTTGGGCGGCAATTATTTTCGGAATCTGGACAACTTATGTTTTTCTCAGTTCAAAACATTCGAATAACGACAAAATATTAATTCCAACATGCATCATTGGCTTCGTTGGTATTTGGATTGAAAAAGGTATGGGATTAATTATTCCAGGGTTTGTACCTTCTCCTCTAGGTTCAATTGTTGAATACTCTCCATCTGTTCATGAATTCTTCATTTGCTTAGGAATTTGGGCCTTTGGTGCACTACTGTTTACTTTGATGTGTAAAGCGGCCCTTGATATCCTCTCTGGCCAGTTAAGAGAAAAATAA
- a CDS encoding 4Fe-4S dicluster domain-containing protein, whose translation MNEQKILDTLDKKIKRRSFIKTFLGASAATIVPVKTASAFSFEKFFQRHYKEMTPEQKKKVFERIKKETKQNYGVDVNVDDPQPLDGVKYAYCLNLSTCNGNRLCVTACAEENNIPKEIGSYIRVLEMPIGSMNPEKGSLFYEGKSVPKDGKYYLPVQCNHCENAPCTKVCPVEATWTEKDGIVVVDYDWCIGCRYCQAACPYEARHFNFKEPTIDRAKINPQQSYLSNRIRPKGVMEKCTFCLHRSRNGQYPACLEACPTGARKFGNILDENSEVAQIFKHKKVFVLKEELNTLPQFFYYFD comes from the coding sequence ATGAATGAGCAAAAAATTCTGGATACCCTAGATAAAAAAATAAAAAGACGTTCCTTTATCAAGACTTTTCTTGGTGCTTCGGCAGCAACAATTGTTCCAGTAAAGACGGCCTCAGCATTTTCTTTTGAAAAATTTTTTCAACGCCACTATAAGGAAATGACTCCTGAGCAGAAAAAGAAAGTTTTTGAAAGAATTAAAAAAGAAACTAAGCAAAACTATGGGGTTGATGTCAATGTAGATGATCCGCAACCACTTGATGGTGTTAAATATGCTTACTGTTTAAATCTTTCAACATGCAATGGAAACAGATTATGTGTGACAGCATGTGCGGAAGAAAACAACATTCCTAAAGAAATAGGAAGTTATATTCGTGTACTTGAGATGCCTATTGGGAGTATGAATCCGGAAAAAGGATCTCTATTCTATGAGGGTAAATCAGTTCCTAAGGATGGAAAGTATTATTTACCAGTCCAATGTAATCACTGTGAAAATGCTCCTTGTACAAAAGTTTGTCCTGTAGAAGCAACTTGGACAGAAAAAGATGGGATTGTAGTAGTTGATTATGACTGGTGTATAGGATGTCGATATTGTCAGGCCGCTTGTCCATATGAAGCTAGACACTTTAATTTCAAAGAACCAACTATTGATAGAGCTAAAATTAATCCTCAGCAATCTTATTTAAGCAATAGGATAAGACCAAAAGGAGTGATGGAAAAATGTACTTTCTGTCTCCACAGATCTAGAAATGGACAATACCCAGCTTGTTTAGAAGCATGTCCTACTGGAGCAAGAAAGTTCGGAAACATTTTAGATGAAAACAGTGAAGTTGCACAAATTTTTAAACATAAAAAAGTTTTTGTTTTAAAAGAAGAGTTAAATACATTACCTCAGTTCTTTTACTACTTTGACTAA
- a CDS encoding hydroxylamine oxidoreductase, translated as MSKELLVLLALFICPSLMATGKLDTLSKKSQACASCHQKTTPAVYEMWGSSKHYRGNVGCFECHQAEATDKDQFLHHGERIATIVSPKDCSKCHAQEVKEFDESHHAQGGKILGSLDNVLAEVVEGDRSMITPGFPHGNSAAAVNGCWQCHGSEVKVLKDGKLDPATWPNTGIGRLNPDGSRGACSACHSRHKFSVEQARNPENCGKCHMGPDHPQLEIYNESKHGIAFRANKHKMNMDNSKWIPGEDYNAAPTCATCHMSATKDLPVTHDVGLRISWNNRPVTSIRPEESDKKLGLPGQNVDWKTRRTNMKSVCTSCHNSSYVDNFYVQYDSLIEFYNEKFAKPGLKLMDAVKPLLNPVKFTNKIDFIWFELWHHEGRRARHGAAMMGPDYTHWHGTYEIAKHFYVEMVPELKELAEKAIHSGNAEKKKQGEGVLKALEEVLNMDSHKWYLGKMSDDEKKRRKDAAEEFKKRYNK; from the coding sequence ATGTCTAAAGAATTGTTAGTTTTGTTAGCACTTTTTATTTGTCCTTCTTTGATGGCAACGGGAAAGCTCGATACACTGTCAAAGAAGTCTCAAGCTTGTGCTAGTTGCCACCAAAAAACGACTCCAGCAGTTTATGAAATGTGGGGATCTTCAAAGCACTACAGAGGTAATGTTGGTTGTTTTGAGTGTCACCAAGCTGAAGCAACTGATAAGGATCAGTTTTTACACCATGGTGAAAGAATTGCTACAATTGTTTCACCTAAAGATTGTTCTAAATGTCATGCTCAGGAAGTTAAAGAGTTTGATGAGTCCCACCACGCTCAAGGTGGAAAAATTTTAGGATCTTTAGATAACGTTCTTGCTGAAGTTGTTGAGGGTGATAGATCAATGATCACTCCAGGGTTTCCTCATGGAAACAGTGCTGCTGCAGTCAATGGCTGTTGGCAATGTCATGGATCAGAGGTTAAAGTACTTAAGGATGGAAAACTTGATCCAGCAACATGGCCTAATACTGGTATTGGACGTTTGAATCCAGACGGCTCTCGTGGTGCCTGTTCTGCCTGTCACTCAAGACACAAATTTTCTGTTGAACAAGCACGTAATCCAGAAAACTGTGGAAAATGTCACATGGGACCAGATCACCCACAACTTGAAATTTATAATGAATCAAAACATGGAATTGCCTTTAGAGCTAATAAGCACAAAATGAATATGGATAATTCTAAGTGGATACCTGGAGAAGATTATAATGCAGCTCCAACGTGTGCCACTTGTCACATGTCTGCAACTAAAGATCTTCCTGTCACTCATGACGTAGGTCTAAGAATTTCATGGAATAATAGACCTGTAACTTCTATAAGACCTGAAGAATCTGATAAAAAACTTGGATTGCCAGGTCAAAATGTTGATTGGAAGACAAGAAGAACAAATATGAAAAGTGTTTGTACTAGCTGTCACAATTCAAGTTATGTAGATAATTTCTATGTACAGTACGATTCTTTAATTGAATTTTATAACGAGAAATTTGCAAAACCAGGTCTTAAGCTAATGGATGCAGTTAAGCCGCTTCTTAATCCTGTTAAGTTTACAAATAAAATTGACTTCATTTGGTTTGAACTATGGCATCATGAAGGTCGAAGAGCACGCCATGGTGCTGCCATGATGGGACCAGACTATACTCACTGGCACGGTACTTATGAAATTGCTAAACACTTCTATGTTGAAATGGTTCCAGAGCTAAAAGAATTAGCAGAAAAAGCAATTCATTCAGGAAATGCTGAGAAGAAAAAACAAGGTGAAGGTGTTTTAAAGGCCCTAGAAGAAGTTTTAAATATGGATAGTCATAAATGGTACCTAGGTAAAATGAGTGACGATGAAAAGAAAAGACGTAAAGACGCAGCTGAAGAATTTAAGAAAAGGTATAATAAATAA
- a CDS encoding cytochrome c biogenesis protein ResB: protein MKIKIKKLLTQLCDTRIFFISTGWLMVLLLVGTIAQKEIGLHQAQVKYFSSLIWWLGPLPLPGGATTMTVIFVGLLSKLTFKTSFKKKNIGIAITHFGSFLLLSGGILTGMFSYEGSMVIPEGQTSSYIQDYHKLELSIIDTSPKEKNITYAFGDGFLEEGSLVSHSNIPFSLEILKFCKNCEILQRENPSDEYKGFAKRFEIQDKKLDKEDSENRSGAIFKVTGSDNDGIYMAVETMPVEQTVTAAGKIFNVGVRHKRYQLPFSIELIDFEKKVHAATSMAKSYKSIINLIDNTLKQKTIIQMNEPLRYKGFTFYQSSFVEAPGQETTILAVVKNVGRLFPYISSLVICFGLLVHLLLMTPSLFKAKKEKEA, encoded by the coding sequence ATGAAAATAAAAATTAAGAAACTACTTACACAATTGTGTGATACCCGAATTTTTTTCATCTCTACTGGTTGGCTAATGGTCCTCTTGCTTGTAGGAACAATAGCACAAAAAGAAATTGGACTCCATCAGGCCCAAGTAAAATATTTTTCATCTTTGATATGGTGGTTAGGTCCACTTCCTCTTCCTGGAGGGGCCACTACAATGACAGTTATTTTTGTTGGATTATTGTCAAAGCTCACTTTTAAAACAAGCTTTAAAAAAAAGAATATTGGAATTGCAATTACTCATTTTGGTTCATTTCTACTCCTATCAGGAGGTATTTTAACTGGTATGTTTAGTTATGAAGGGAGCATGGTCATTCCTGAAGGGCAAACAAGTTCATACATTCAAGATTATCACAAACTTGAACTATCAATTATAGATACATCCCCAAAAGAAAAAAATATTACTTATGCATTTGGTGATGGATTCTTAGAAGAAGGAAGTCTTGTCTCACACTCAAATATTCCATTTTCTTTAGAAATTCTTAAATTTTGTAAAAACTGTGAAATTTTACAACGTGAAAATCCTAGTGATGAATATAAGGGATTTGCAAAAAGATTTGAAATTCAAGATAAAAAACTCGACAAAGAAGATAGTGAAAATAGATCAGGCGCTATTTTCAAAGTTACTGGTAGTGATAACGATGGAATCTATATGGCCGTAGAAACTATGCCGGTAGAACAAACAGTGACAGCAGCAGGAAAGATATTTAATGTCGGAGTTAGACACAAAAGATACCAACTCCCTTTTTCAATTGAACTCATAGATTTTGAAAAGAAAGTCCATGCTGCGACTTCAATGGCAAAAAGTTATAAATCAATTATTAATCTCATAGATAATACATTAAAACAAAAAACCATCATTCAAATGAATGAACCCTTAAGATATAAAGGATTTACTTTTTATCAGTCCTCATTTGTCGAGGCCCCTGGACAAGAAACAACCATCTTAGCTGTCGTTAAAAATGTAGGCCGACTCTTCCCATATATTTCAAGTTTAGTTATCTGTTTTGGTTTGCTTGTCCATCTTCTTTTAATGACTCCTTCACTTTTTAAAGCAAAAAAGGAAAAAGAAGCATGA
- the ccsA gene encoding cytochrome c biogenesis protein CcsA — protein sequence MIFNKFLTIFLVLYSTVLFSSDNKFKNSDFAKIPILEGGRIKPLDTFARSQLLMIYEKSKLEDMSAIEWLQELLFKPEIAFKRNIFRIRNKEVINTLGLKFNPKHLYSFIDVSISIKKEEKLIHEINKINQKERTPSQQQIFELYFKVRNILDISRSLSLLLPQFVIENAEHAKRLRLEPNQAFSYLEILKSKPLYQELANSIFEKKHDAHTIDESDILSLGRKLETISMDNDTTLLRIIPPPFQKNLDTKWTSPWQTIQQGLGTPLSVKYFKLWGQLYLAYKNNDIGQWMNISAKAFNYSTELGKDLINQQKIIWEVRYNNIDFFTKSVVFYIFAFLLLSLSWIVGAKYLQKASLVSVGIGAVLHTIGLTIRCFIMGRPPVSTLYESIIFVSIVCVISALFMEYRLKNTLGTFIASCLGSILLFVSFSYEKDGDTMGMLSAVLDTNFWLATHVVTITIGYGCCFVASILGHVYLFKEVNLSISDSGPDKKTIQKNMHGACLYSLFFTVLGTILGGIWADQSWGRFWGWDPKENGAMLICMWMLWAVHGRLTKYFNDLTYALVVSLTSIVVVLAWFGVNLLNVGLHSYGFTSNIATNIALFSFFEIFVCFGAFIYIKKRAVL from the coding sequence ATGATTTTTAATAAATTTCTTACTATTTTTTTAGTTTTATACTCAACAGTCCTTTTCTCTTCTGACAATAAATTTAAAAATTCAGATTTTGCAAAGATTCCCATCCTAGAAGGAGGAAGGATTAAACCCCTTGATACTTTTGCTCGCAGTCAACTTCTTATGATATATGAGAAATCTAAATTAGAAGATATGTCTGCTATCGAATGGTTGCAAGAATTACTTTTTAAACCAGAAATTGCTTTTAAAAGAAACATATTCAGAATACGAAACAAAGAAGTTATTAATACATTAGGACTAAAATTTAACCCTAAACACTTATATTCATTTATAGACGTTTCTATAAGTATAAAAAAAGAAGAAAAACTTATTCATGAAATTAATAAAATAAATCAAAAAGAAAGAACACCTTCACAACAACAAATTTTTGAACTCTACTTTAAAGTTAGAAATATATTGGATATTTCAAGATCCCTCTCCCTTCTACTTCCACAGTTTGTAATCGAAAATGCTGAGCATGCCAAAAGATTAAGGCTAGAACCTAATCAAGCATTTTCATATTTAGAAATTTTAAAAAGTAAACCTCTCTACCAAGAACTCGCTAATAGTATTTTTGAAAAAAAACATGATGCTCACACAATAGATGAATCAGACATACTAAGTTTAGGTAGAAAACTCGAAACAATTTCTATGGATAACGATACGACACTACTAAGAATCATTCCACCTCCCTTCCAAAAGAACTTAGATACAAAATGGACTTCTCCATGGCAAACAATACAACAAGGACTCGGAACTCCACTTTCAGTTAAATACTTTAAACTCTGGGGTCAACTATACCTGGCCTACAAGAATAATGATATTGGCCAATGGATGAATATCTCAGCTAAAGCATTTAACTATTCAACTGAACTTGGAAAAGACCTCATCAATCAACAAAAAATTATTTGGGAAGTGAGGTATAATAATATCGATTTTTTTACAAAATCTGTTGTCTTCTATATTTTTGCATTTTTACTTTTAAGTTTGAGTTGGATTGTAGGTGCAAAATACTTACAAAAAGCATCACTCGTTTCAGTTGGAATTGGCGCAGTTTTGCATACTATTGGCCTAACAATTAGATGTTTTATCATGGGTAGGCCTCCAGTATCAACATTATACGAATCAATTATTTTTGTATCGATTGTCTGTGTTATTAGCGCCCTTTTTATGGAATATCGGCTAAAAAATACCCTTGGAACTTTTATAGCGTCATGCCTAGGTTCAATTCTTCTTTTTGTAAGTTTTTCCTATGAAAAAGATGGTGATACAATGGGAATGTTATCAGCTGTTTTAGATACTAATTTCTGGTTGGCCACACATGTAGTCACAATTACAATTGGATATGGATGTTGTTTTGTTGCCAGCATCCTTGGACATGTTTACTTATTTAAAGAAGTCAATTTAAGTATATCGGATTCTGGCCCGGATAAAAAAACAATTCAAAAAAACATGCACGGGGCGTGTTTGTATTCATTGTTTTTTACAGTTCTTGGAACGATACTCGGAGGTATTTGGGCCGATCAATCTTGGGGTAGATTCTGGGGTTGGGATCCTAAAGAAAATGGTGCAATGTTAATTTGTATGTGGATGTTGTGGGCCGTTCATGGCCGCTTAACGAAGTATTTTAATGATTTAACTTATGCACTCGTAGTCTCTCTTACAAGTATCGTTGTCGTCTTGGCCTGGTTTGGAGTAAATCTATTAAATGTTGGACTCCACTCATATGGTTTTACTTCAAATATTGCTACAAATATTGCACTTTTTTCGTTCTTTGAAATCTTTGTTTGTTTCGGGGCCTTTATCTATATTAAAAAAAGAGCTGTACTGTGA
- a CDS encoding TlpA family protein disulfide reductase gives MKFIAITTSLIVVFLITHYIDSSSIPKLDDQKNIVSNDIKELIPLPNFNFTNLEGKKLSIDDFKGKVIILNFWASWCGPCEQEFPEMAKIVSSNKDTVLVAISNDEERKDIDKFLKRLKKEYPKLENDRIIFAHDKYKEISTDYFNVLRLPETFIVNSQFKILRKVIGSQEWLDGSMTSFINELFKK, from the coding sequence GTGAAATTCATAGCTATTACAACTTCACTTATCGTTGTTTTCCTTATCACTCATTATATCGATTCATCATCTATACCCAAATTAGATGATCAAAAAAACATTGTATCGAATGATATAAAAGAACTAATTCCCCTTCCAAATTTTAATTTTACAAACCTTGAAGGAAAAAAATTATCAATAGATGATTTTAAAGGAAAAGTTATCATTCTTAATTTCTGGGCCAGTTGGTGTGGACCTTGCGAGCAAGAATTTCCAGAAATGGCCAAGATTGTCAGTAGTAATAAGGACACCGTTCTTGTGGCAATTTCAAATGATGAAGAAAGAAAAGATATTGATAAATTTTTAAAACGTTTAAAAAAAGAATATCCAAAACTCGAAAATGATAGAATCATTTTTGCCCACGATAAATATAAAGAAATTTCTACAGACTATTTCAATGTCTTACGTTTACCTGAAACTTTCATTGTTAATTCACAATTTAAAATTCTAAGAAAAGTAATTGGAAGTCAAGAATGGCTCGATGGAAGTATGACATCTTTCATTAACGAACTTTTTAAAAAATAA